The following coding sequences lie in one Phalacrocorax carbo chromosome 3, bPhaCar2.1, whole genome shotgun sequence genomic window:
- the DACT2 gene encoding dapper homolog 2, giving the protein MLLGAPRAGGWDRGRVGERLQAALAGLQELQVLREKQRELVRAALAMPQRPAAGGGEQPLSAHSKEHRLEATLTALKEQLSRLRRQDVGLKSHLDQLDQRISELKLDVSKTSSEYLDSDSRPSSGFYDLSDGGSCSLSNSCTSVYSESISSSHTSLLPGSQHPKARLSVFDYRPKSADETTVHTTSFQQQGACVSDGCRITASTDVSGTPARSRPRPVSTGDLERLTPADTRFQKETDPKSVLPLCHAGDMHLLSVDPKFQNDLVSKNGIDVYPYPSPLHAVALQSPLFSLVGTSPEADLQAPPSKAMPSAAGPSLIRTRPTTEAKPGGYISKLLQLTRCKGDNRADASEWVSTKSQPATMHQRLIITPSAGGVKINSSSSQLEKQASSLESNKAEGKLQREVPEGECAKQQETVRCVNEEQPSARPDAEPSAVNSCYPAKSAARGSPLAEATESSTERSSPCSQLCQDDSSLGTWNAKAIPPRKLPLKRCGNASLANAGCHERVARSEFVHAQFVPAESHQVRVKFASSKTKAVKIKRRNSEKVPRPGKHSFCLEKARGSHGAARLPAECNQPQRSHGAKSIVRRPSYSGDGTSRSCSESSLFPVQVRLPTVPSRPELYRASANALYSLEAACVDAANKKKQRKWQSTVEISAKAHLASLSTGFGLGAPRQPARRAGVLRAVGARARSKSQRHGAYAKSESDHSEYSAECASLFHSTIAETSEGEVSDFTTNRFGDSESSESDSDDSSNSSSLALDYDEGDESELIWPEGSVRQLGTVQASSKPLPPVPKICRIKASKALKKKIRRFQPASLKVMTMV; this is encoded by the exons ATGCTGCTGGGCGCCCCGCGGGCGGGCGGCTGGGATCGCGGCCGGGTGGGGGAGAGGCTGCAGGCGGCCCTGGCCGGCCTCCAGGAGCTCCAGGTGCTGCGGGAGAAGCAGCGGGAGCTGGTGCGGGCCGCCCTGGCCATGCCGcagcggccggcggcgggcggaggaGAGCAGCCCCTGTCCGCCCACAGCAAGGAGCACCGGCTGGAGGCCACACTCACCGCCCTGAAGGAGCAGCTG TCGCGTTTGAGGAGACAGGATGTCGGCTTGAAAAGCCACCTGGATCAGCTAGACCAGCGAATAAGCGAACTGAAGTTGGACGTCAGTAAGACCTCCAGTGAATACTTGGATAGTGACAGCCGGCCCAGCTCAG GCTTCTATGACCTGAGCGACGGTGGTTCTTGCTCACTCTCCAATTCTTGTACCTCTGTGTACAGTGAGtccatctcctcctcccacacTAGTCTCTTGCCTGGCTCTCAACACCCTAAAGCAAGGCTCAGTGTGTTTGATTACCGACCCAAGTCTGCAGACGAGACTACTGTGCACACCACCAgcttccagcagcagggagccTGTGTCAGCGATGGATGTCGGATTACAGCTAGCACAGACGTGTCTGGGACTCCTGCCAGGTCCCGACCGAGGCCAGTCTCCACAG GTGACTTGGAAAGACTCACTCCAGCAGACACTAGATTTCAGAAAGAGACAGATCCCAAATCCGTGTTGCCTCTGTGCCATGCTGGAGACATGCACTTGCTCAGCGTGGACCCCAAGTTCCAGAACGACTTGGTCTCCAAGAATGGCATTGATGTGTATCCTTACCCAAGCCCCCTCCACGCGGTGGCTTTACAGAGTCCCCTTTTCTCCCTGGTGGGGACATCCCCAGAAGCAGACCTCCAGGCTCCTCCCAGCAAAGCCATGCCTAGTGCGGCAGGTCCCAGCTTGATTAGGACTAGGCCAACCACTGAGGCCAAGCCAGGGGGCTACATCAGTAAATTGCTGCAGCTGACGAGATGCAAAGGGGACAATCGGGCTGATGCCAGTGAGTGGGTTTCAACAAAGAGCCAGCCAGCCACAATGCACCAGAGACTCATTATAACCCCCAGCGCTGGTGGAGTGAAAATTAACAGCAGCAGTAGCCAGCTGGAAAAACAAGCGAGTTCTCTGGAAAGTAACAAAGCTGaagggaagctgcagagagaggtGCCGGAGGGGGAATGTGCCAAGCAGCAGGAGACCGTGCGCTGTGTGAATGAAGAACAGCCATCCGCTCGGCCTGACGCAGAGCCGTCAGCTGTGAATAGTTGTTATCCTGCCAAGTCAGCAGCAAGGGGCTCTCCTCTGGCAGAAGCAACGGAGAGCAGCACGGAGCGCAGTTCACCCTGCTCGCAGCTGTGCCAGGACGACTCCAGCCTGGGCACCTGGAATGCTAAAGCCATCCCACCCAGAAAGCTGCCTCTCAAAAGGTGCGGCAATGCCAGTCTGGCTAACGCCGGGTGTCATGAGCGAGTGGCGCGGAGTGAGTTCGTTCACGCTCAGTTTGTCCCTGCAGAATCCCACCAAGTCCGAGTCAAGTTTGCCAGCTCCAAAACAAAGGCAGTAAAGATAAAGAGGAGGAACAGTGAAAAGGTACCGCGGCCTGGGAAGCACTCCTTTTGCCTGGAGAAGGCGAGGGGGTCCCATGGGGCTGCCAGGCTGCCTGCTGAGTGTAATCAACCCCAAAGGTCACACGGAGCGAAGAGCATCGTGCGGAGACCTTCGTATTCTGGTGACGGGACCAGCAGGTCGTGCTCAGAGTCTAGCCTGTTCCCTGTGCAGGTCAGGCTCCCCACCGTGCCATCCCGGCCAGAGCTCTACAGAGCCTCTGCCAACGCGCTGTATTCCCTCGAAGCAGCTTGCGTAGATGCAGCCAACAAGAAGAAGCAGCGCAAGTGGCAGTCCACAGTGGAGATCTCTGCCAAGGCCCACCTGGCCAGCCTCTCTACTGGCTTTGGCCTGGGAGCGCCGAGGCAGCCGGCCAGGAGAGCTGGTGTCCTGCGCGCTGTCGGTGCGAGGGCTCGCTCCAAGAGTCAGCGCCACGGAGCTTATGCCAAAAGCGAGTCAGACCACTCCGAGTACTCTGCGGAGTGCGCTTCCCTCTTCCACTCCACCATCGCAGAGACCAGCGAAGGGGAGGTCAGCGATTTCACCACGAACCGCTTTGGGGACAGTGAGTCCAGTGAAAGCGATTCAGATGACAGCAGTAACAGTAGCAGCCTCGCCCTTGACTACGATGAGGGGGATGAAAGTGAGCTGATTTGGCCTGAAGGTTCAGTCAGACAACTGGGGACGGTCCAGGCCTCTTCCAAGCCTCTTCCCCCAGTGCCCAAAATCTGTCGTATCAAAGCTTCAAAGGCACTAAAGAAGAAGATTAGGAGATTCCAGCCTGCCTCTCTGAAGGTCATGACCATGGTTTAA